A single window of Oenanthe melanoleuca isolate GR-GAL-2019-014 unplaced genomic scaffold, OMel1.0 S001, whole genome shotgun sequence DNA harbors:
- the LOC130266057 gene encoding olfactory receptor 14J1-like, producing MSNSSSISHFLLLPLADTRQLQLLHFYLFLGISLAALLGNGLIISAVACGHHLHTPMFFFLLNLALTDLGCICTTVPKAMHNSLWDTRTISYSGCVAQLLTFAFFISAEYSLLTVMSYDRYVSICKPLHYGTLLGSRACAHMAAAAWASGFLNALLHTANAFSLPLCKGNALGQFFCEIPQILKLSCSHSYLRKFGASVFTTSLALGCFLFIVFSYVQIFRAVLRIPSEQGRHKAFSTCLPHLAMVSLFISTGSFAFMKPPSISSPSLDLSLSVLYSVVPPALNPLIYSLRNKELKAAVWKLITG from the coding sequence atgtccaacagcagctccatcagccacttcctcctgctgccattggcagacacgcggcagctgcagctcctgcacttctacctcttcctgggcatctccctggctgccctcctgggcaacggcctcatcatcagcgctgtagcctgcggccaccacctgcacacccccatgttcttcttcctgctcaacctggccctcactgacctgggctgcatctgcaccactgtccccaaagccatgcacaattccctctgggacaccaggacaatctcctactcaggatgtgTTGCACAACTAttgacttttgcttttttcatttcagcagagtATTCCCTCCTGACTGTCATGagctacgaccgctacgtgtccatctgcaaacccctgcactacgggaccctcctgggcagcagagcttgtgcccacatggcagcagctgcctgggccagtggctttctcaatgctctgctgcacacagccaatgcattttccctgcccctctgcaaGGGCAATGCCCTAGGgcagttcttctgtgaaatcccacagatcctcaagctctcctgctcacactcctaCCTCAGGAAATTTGGGGCTTCTGTTTTCACTACTTCCTTAGCACTTGGCTGTTTtctgttcattgttttctcctatgtgcagatcttcagggccgtgctgaggatcccctctgagcagggacggcacaaagccttttccacctgcctccctcacctggccaTGGTCTCCCTGTTTATCAGCACTGGGTCATTTGCCTTCAtgaagcccccctccatctcctccccatccctggatctgtccctgtcagttctgtactcagtggtgcctccagccctgaatcccctcatctacagcctgaggaacaaGGAGCTTAAGGCTGCTGTGTGGAAACTGATCACTGGATGa